Proteins encoded within one genomic window of Macaca fascicularis isolate 582-1 chromosome 16, T2T-MFA8v1.1:
- the TNFRSF13B gene encoding tumor necrosis factor receptor superfamily member 13B isoform X2, giving the protein MSGLGRSRRGGRSRVDQEERWSLNCRKEQGRFYDHLLRDCISCASICGQHPKQCAYFCENKLRSPVNLPPELRRQRSGEVENNSDNSGRYQGSEHRGSEASPALPGLKLSADQLALVYSTLGLCLCAVLCCFLVTVACFLKKRGDPCSCQPRSRSCQNPAKSSQDHAMEAGSPVGTSPEPVETCSFCFPECRAPTQESAVMPGTPDPTCAGRWGCHTRTTVLQPCPHIPDSGLGIVCVPAQEGGPGA; this is encoded by the exons GGTCACTCAACTGCCGCAAGGAGCAAGGCAGGTTCTATGACCATCTCCTGAGGGACTGCATCAGCTGTGCCTCCATCTGTGGACAGCACCCTAAGCAATGTGCATACTTCTGTGAGAACAAGCTCAGGAGCCCAGTGAACCTCCCACCAGAGCTCAGGAGACAGCGGAGTGGAGAAGTTGAAAACAATTCAGACAACTCGGGAAGGTACCAAGGATCAGAGCACAGAGGCTCAGAAGCAAGTCCAG CTCTCCCGGGGCTGAAACTGAGTGCAGATCAGCTGGCCCTGGTCTACAGCACGCTGGGGCTCTGCCTGTGTGCCGTCCTCTGCTGCTTCCTGGTGACAGTGGCCTGCTTCCTCAAGAAGAGGGGGGATCCCTGCTCCTGCCAGCCCCGCTCAAGGTCCTGTCAAAATCCGGCCAAGTCTTCCCAGG ATCACGCGATGGAAGCTGGCAGCCCTGTGGGCACATCCCCTGAGCCAGTGGAGACCTGCAGCTTCTGCTTCCCCGAGTGCAGGGCGCCCACCCAGGAGAGTGCAGTCATGCCTGGGACCCCCGACCCCACTTGTGCTGGAAGGTGGGGGTGCCACACCAGGACCACAGTCCTGCAGCCTTGCCCCCACATCCCAGACAGTGGTCTTGGCATTGTGTGTGTGCCTGCCCAGGAAGGGGGCCCAGGTGCATAA